The Bacteroidota bacterium genome includes a region encoding these proteins:
- a CDS encoding NAD-dependent epimerase/dehydratase family protein: MPGETILLIGASGQIGAELTMLLRSSYGETNVVAADIKKPEGELFESGPFEILNVLDAARLGELVDKYKPTQIYNMAAMLSATGEKYPQKAWQLNMDGLINTLEIAREKKIQRVYWPSSIAAFGPTTPKENTEQITIMEPNTIYGISKLAGERWCDWYHLKYGLDVRSLRYPGIISYKTEPGGGTTDYAVDIYFKAKKEGKYECYLGENTFLPMMYMPDAIRATFELMNAPAEKLLVHSSYNLSAMSFSPKLVAESIKKYIPDFEVTYNIDFRQKIAETWPESIDDSVARNEWGWKHEFDLDAMTKDMLANIK, from the coding sequence ATGCCGGGAGAAACGATATTATTGATAGGAGCTAGTGGCCAGATTGGGGCCGAGTTGACAATGTTACTGCGTTCGAGTTATGGTGAAACCAATGTTGTTGCAGCCGATATTAAAAAACCGGAGGGTGAACTTTTCGAATCCGGTCCTTTTGAAATATTAAATGTGTTGGATGCCGCGCGGTTAGGGGAGTTGGTGGATAAATATAAACCCACACAGATATATAATATGGCCGCCATGTTATCGGCAACCGGTGAAAAATATCCGCAGAAAGCCTGGCAACTCAATATGGATGGATTGATAAATACGCTGGAAATTGCCCGCGAAAAAAAGATTCAACGTGTATATTGGCCAAGTTCCATTGCTGCATTTGGACCTACTACTCCAAAAGAAAATACCGAACAGATCACCATAATGGAACCAAATACTATTTATGGCATTAGTAAGTTAGCGGGGGAAAGATGGTGCGATTGGTATCATTTAAAATATGGACTTGATGTAAGAAGTCTTCGTTATCCCGGAATTATAAGTTATAAAACAGAACCGGGTGGAGGCACAACGGATTATGCAGTGGATATTTATTTTAAAGCGAAAAAGGAAGGTAAATACGAATGTTATTTAGGCGAAAATACTTTTTTACCAATGATGTACATGCCGGATGCAATTAGAGCAACCTTTGAGTTGATGAACGCACCTGCAGAAAAATTATTGGTGCATTCTTCCTATAATCTTTCTGCAATGAGTTTTTCTCCAAAATTGGTAGCAGAATCAATAAAAAAATATATTCCTGATTTTGAAGTAACATATAATATTGATTTTCGTCAAAAAATCGCAGAAACATGGCCTGAAAGTATTGATGACAGCGTAGCAAGAAATGAGTGGGGATGGAAACACGAATTTGATCTTGATGCTATGACTAAAGATATGTTGGCGAATATTAAATGA
- the wecB gene encoding UDP-N-acetylglucosamine 2-epimerase (non-hydrolyzing) encodes MKKILVVVGTRPNFIKITQFKTAAAFHNFDLRIVHTGQHFDDNLSAIFFQQLALQPDYFLEVSNTDPEKQRHQIHAGLTHLIQHKFTPELIMVVGDVNSTRAAAETATQLNIRIAHVESGLRSFDQNMPEEINRIITDQLSTYFFITEESGLINLRSEKKDPTHLYFVGNTMIDTLMKFSAQIDQDPILEQLRLEENNFALVTLHRPSNVDSKVDLQRSLELLEHISKKMKLVFPIHPRTYQKLVAYDLLSFLQHLENVILTEPLSYFSFQKLISSCSFVITDSGGVQEETTYRSKPCITIRPNTERPSTIVLGTNTLTDWKLESIDDLINSIKNNSYKSGVIPPLWDGNSSSRIFQILAEVL; translated from the coding sequence ATGAAAAAGATACTTGTAGTTGTTGGCACCCGTCCCAATTTTATCAAAATAACCCAATTTAAAACTGCTGCTGCATTTCACAATTTCGACCTCAGAATAGTGCATACCGGTCAACACTTTGATGATAATTTATCGGCTATCTTTTTCCAACAACTTGCACTTCAACCCGATTATTTTTTGGAGGTTTCGAATACGGATCCTGAAAAACAGCGGCATCAAATACATGCGGGACTAACACATTTAATTCAACATAAATTTACTCCCGAACTTATTATGGTTGTGGGGGATGTAAATTCTACCAGAGCAGCTGCCGAAACTGCTACTCAATTAAACATCAGAATAGCCCATGTGGAAAGCGGATTGCGCAGTTTCGATCAGAACATGCCCGAAGAAATTAATCGCATTATTACCGATCAACTCAGCACCTATTTTTTTATTACCGAAGAAAGTGGTTTGATCAATTTGAGATCAGAAAAAAAAGACCCTACTCATTTGTACTTCGTAGGAAATACCATGATAGATACTTTGATGAAATTTTCAGCTCAAATCGACCAAGATCCCATTTTAGAGCAATTACGGTTAGAGGAAAATAATTTCGCACTGGTAACGCTGCACAGACCATCTAACGTTGATTCAAAAGTGGATTTACAAAGATCTTTGGAATTGTTGGAACATATTTCTAAAAAAATGAAATTGGTTTTTCCTATTCATCCGAGAACATATCAAAAATTAGTTGCATACGATCTTTTATCTTTTTTACAACATCTGGAAAATGTGATCCTCACAGAACCGCTGAGTTATTTTTCCTTTCAAAAATTAATTTCTTCCTGCAGTTTTGTTATTACTGATAGTGGAGGAGTTCAGGAAGAAACAACCTATAGATCAAAACCCTGCATTACCATAAGACCAAACACAGAAAGACCTTCCACAATAGTTTTAGGGACAAATACACTCACCGATTGGAAATTAGAAAGTATAGATGATCTAATTAATTCTATAAAAAACAATTCTTACAAAAGCGGAGTAATACCACCTTTATGGGATGGAAATTCATCAAGCAGAATTTTTCAGATCTTAGCAGAGGTTTTATAG